A single window of Nocardioides kongjuensis DNA harbors:
- a CDS encoding sensor histidine kinase — protein sequence MMDRLWPHSLTARLVITAVALVAVVSLLVGTVTTLGMHAWLTHRLDSDVVQTLRRGPGPDRGLAGAPGTLQAIFVNGDRQGSVVAVDSTSYVDRALGDDVLDALEHVGQEPSTVDLPGLGNYRVVAGRTPDGVRVVAGLPTEDVDEATGSLVRLEIVLGLLGTVVAALAGTAVVRRQLRPLTEVAATAHAVAVTPLDEGEIAIAERVPERLTDPRTEAGQVGLALNQLLDHVESSLSARHRSEQQVRQFVADASHELRTPLTTIAGYTELARRRGDAETTAVALAKVEEEAGRMTALVEDLLLLARIDAGRPLAAEPVDLTRLLLEAVDDARVIAPDHRWRIVLPDDGEPVETTGDEHRLHQVVTNLLTNARKYTPAGTTVTVTVRPDGFDVHDDGPGFPPDLVDTAFERFTRGDASRHRSDGIGLGLALVQAIVSAHGGSVTLHSVPGDTLVSVRLS from the coding sequence ATGATGGACCGGCTCTGGCCGCACTCGCTCACCGCACGGCTCGTCATCACCGCCGTGGCCCTGGTCGCGGTGGTGTCGCTGCTCGTCGGCACGGTGACCACGCTCGGCATGCACGCCTGGCTGACCCACCGCCTGGACTCCGACGTCGTCCAGACGCTGCGCCGCGGTCCCGGCCCCGACCGCGGCCTGGCCGGGGCGCCCGGCACCCTCCAGGCGATCTTCGTCAACGGCGACCGCCAGGGCAGCGTGGTCGCCGTCGACAGCACGAGCTACGTCGACCGCGCCCTGGGCGACGACGTCCTCGACGCCCTCGAGCACGTCGGGCAGGAGCCGTCCACCGTCGACCTGCCCGGTCTGGGGAACTACCGGGTCGTCGCCGGGCGCACTCCGGACGGCGTCCGCGTCGTCGCCGGGCTGCCCACCGAGGACGTCGACGAGGCGACCGGCTCCCTCGTCCGGCTCGAGATCGTCCTCGGCCTGCTCGGCACGGTGGTGGCGGCGCTGGCCGGCACCGCCGTCGTACGCCGTCAGCTGCGTCCCCTCACCGAGGTCGCCGCCACCGCCCACGCCGTCGCCGTGACCCCGCTCGACGAGGGCGAGATCGCCATCGCCGAGCGTGTTCCCGAGCGCCTCACCGACCCGCGCACCGAGGCCGGCCAGGTCGGCCTCGCCCTCAACCAGCTGCTGGACCACGTCGAGTCCTCGCTCTCGGCGCGGCACCGCAGCGAGCAGCAGGTCCGCCAGTTCGTGGCTGATGCGTCCCACGAGCTGCGCACGCCGCTGACCACGATCGCCGGCTACACCGAGCTCGCGCGACGCCGCGGCGACGCCGAGACCACAGCCGTCGCGTTGGCCAAGGTCGAGGAGGAGGCCGGCCGGATGACCGCCCTGGTCGAGGACCTGCTCCTGCTGGCGCGCATCGATGCGGGGCGCCCGCTCGCCGCCGAGCCGGTCGACCTGACCCGGCTGCTGCTCGAGGCCGTGGACGACGCCCGGGTCATCGCCCCGGACCACCGCTGGCGGATCGTGCTGCCCGACGACGGCGAGCCCGTCGAGACCACGGGCGACGAGCACCGCCTGCACCAGGTCGTGACCAACCTGTTGACCAACGCCCGCAAGTACACGCCCGCCGGCACCACCGTCACGGTGACGGTCCGCCCCGACGGCTTCGACGTCCACGACGACGGACCGGGCTTCCCGCCCGACCTGGTGGACACCGCCTTCGAGCGGTTCACCCGCGGTGACGCGTCCCGGCACCGCTCCGACGGGATCGGCCTCGGTCTCGCGCTGGTGCAGGCGATCGTCAGCGCGCACGGCGGATCGGTCACGCTGCACAGCGTGCCCGGCGACACGCTCGTGAGCGTGAGGCTCAGCTAG
- a CDS encoding deoxyguanosinetriphosphate triphosphohydrolase — protein sequence MDPVEQGYDAHARDRIVPEPPKRVEAPERLPFERDRARVVHAASFRRLAAKTQVVGPQSDDFVRNRLTHSLEVAQIARDLSRAMGIHPDITETAALAHDLGHPPFGHNGERALAELASTCGGFEGNAQTLRLLTRLEAKTPGAGLNLTRATLDACTKYPWGRAEAEAHAGKFGVYDDDLPAFNWLRAGAPAGGRCLEAQVMDLADDVAYSVHDVEDGTVAGKVDLTHLDTAALWDTVRVWYRPDATDAELDAVLDRLRAVGSWPRTPYDGGRAGLAALKNLTSDLIGRFCGAVQQATFAATEGPFVRYAGDLVIPADTWAEITVLKGIAAHYVMEAADRVALQVRQRELLSALVEMLLDRGPDALDETYAADWHAAPDDAARTRVVIDQVASLTDASAVAWHDRLLG from the coding sequence GTGGACCCGGTCGAGCAGGGGTACGACGCGCACGCGCGCGACCGGATCGTGCCCGAGCCGCCGAAGCGGGTGGAGGCGCCCGAGCGGCTGCCCTTCGAGCGCGACCGGGCGCGGGTCGTGCACGCGGCGTCCTTCCGGCGCCTCGCCGCCAAGACCCAGGTGGTCGGCCCGCAGAGCGACGACTTCGTCCGCAACCGGCTGACCCACAGCCTGGAGGTCGCCCAGATCGCGCGGGACCTGTCACGCGCGATGGGCATCCACCCCGACATCACCGAGACGGCGGCCCTGGCCCACGACCTCGGCCACCCGCCGTTCGGCCACAACGGCGAGCGCGCGCTGGCCGAGCTGGCGTCCACCTGCGGCGGGTTCGAGGGCAACGCACAGACCCTGAGGCTGCTCACCCGGCTCGAGGCCAAGACCCCGGGCGCCGGGCTCAACCTGACCCGAGCCACGCTCGACGCCTGCACGAAGTACCCGTGGGGGCGAGCCGAGGCAGAGGCGCACGCCGGCAAGTTCGGGGTGTACGACGACGACCTGCCCGCCTTCAACTGGCTCCGGGCCGGCGCGCCCGCCGGGGGCCGCTGCCTCGAGGCACAGGTGATGGACCTCGCCGACGACGTCGCCTACTCCGTCCACGACGTCGAGGACGGCACGGTCGCCGGCAAGGTCGACCTGACCCACCTCGACACCGCGGCCCTGTGGGACACGGTCCGCGTCTGGTACCGCCCCGACGCGACCGACGCGGAGCTGGACGCCGTGCTCGACCGGCTGCGTGCCGTCGGGAGCTGGCCGCGGACGCCGTACGACGGAGGCCGGGCGGGCCTCGCCGCGCTCAAGAACCTCACCAGCGACCTGATCGGCAGGTTCTGCGGCGCCGTGCAGCAGGCGACCTTCGCCGCCACCGAGGGCCCCTTCGTCCGCTACGCCGGCGACCTCGTCATCCCGGCCGACACCTGGGCCGAGATCACCGTGCTCAAGGGCATCGCCGCGCACTACGTGATGGAGGCGGCCGACCGGGTCGCGCTCCAGGTCCGCCAGCGCGAGCTGCTCTCCGCCCTGGTCGAGATGCTCCTCGACCGCGGCCCGGACGCCCTCGACGAGACGTACGCCGCCGACTGGCACGCCGCGCCCGACGACGCGGCCCGGACCCGGGTCGTCATCGACCAGGTCGCCTCGCTGACCGACGCCAGCGCCGTCGCCTGGCACGACCGGCTGCTGGGCTGA
- a CDS encoding VOC family protein, with product MTEPHVPAGYTTVAPWVVTDDTGAFLDFVTEVLGGEELARVATADGTIGHGEVRVGDTVVLAFDRRPEWPAMPSLLRVWVPDADAAFARATGAGATVVTEPGDSAFGQRGGRIKDPFGNIWWVVSQVEDVPEDVMWQRLQEPRYAELMRVAQETLDAELSGRAEGRSSAPVR from the coding sequence ATGACCGAGCCCCACGTCCCCGCGGGCTACACCACCGTCGCGCCCTGGGTCGTCACCGACGACACCGGAGCCTTCCTCGACTTCGTCACCGAGGTCCTCGGTGGCGAGGAGCTGGCCCGGGTCGCGACCGCGGACGGCACCATCGGTCACGGCGAGGTCCGCGTCGGTGACACCGTCGTGCTCGCCTTCGACCGCCGCCCCGAGTGGCCCGCGATGCCCAGCCTGCTGCGGGTCTGGGTCCCCGACGCCGACGCGGCCTTCGCCCGGGCGACCGGTGCCGGTGCCACCGTCGTGACCGAGCCGGGCGACAGTGCCTTCGGGCAGCGTGGTGGCCGGATCAAGGACCCGTTCGGCAACATCTGGTGGGTCGTCAGCCAGGTCGAGGACGTGCCGGAGGACGTCATGTGGCAGCGCCTCCAGGAGCCCCGGTACGCCGAGCTGATGCGTGTCGCGCAGGAGACGCTCGACGCCGAGCTCAGCGGACGCGCCGAGGGACGAAGCAGCGCGCCCGTGCGCTGA
- a CDS encoding LysR family transcriptional regulator, translated as MEVHQLRYALAVADEGSFTAAAQALHVTQSGVSAQVALLERELDTRLFDRTPKGTRVAPSAVPVLDQVRRALAELDRVRTTADEINGLVSGTVAVGTVAGLSWPAFLDGIQSVHDDHPGLELSLREGRSFELQADVVAGRLDVALVSWPDQPLAGLSSWVALDERVVAVVGPRHPWTARAQVSAAELLHVPVICTSEGTGMRLAYSTLMRAEGLAAPVSWDVTLPTTARALAARGLGVAVVTSSSADAPSDLHQVRIASAHATSRLGLVWRADPPPSAAARATLATLRAHLEQPQ; from the coding sequence ATGGAGGTGCACCAGCTCCGGTACGCACTCGCGGTCGCCGACGAGGGCTCGTTCACGGCGGCTGCCCAGGCCCTGCACGTCACGCAGTCCGGCGTCAGCGCCCAGGTCGCGCTGCTCGAGCGTGAGCTCGACACGCGGCTCTTCGACCGGACGCCGAAGGGGACGCGGGTCGCCCCGTCGGCGGTCCCGGTCCTCGACCAGGTCCGTCGTGCTCTCGCCGAGCTGGACCGGGTGCGGACGACGGCAGACGAGATCAACGGCCTGGTCAGCGGGACGGTCGCCGTCGGCACGGTCGCCGGGTTGTCCTGGCCGGCGTTCCTCGACGGGATCCAGTCGGTCCACGACGACCACCCCGGCCTGGAGCTCTCCTTGCGCGAGGGACGCTCCTTCGAGCTGCAGGCCGACGTCGTGGCCGGGCGCCTCGACGTCGCGCTGGTCTCGTGGCCGGACCAGCCGCTGGCCGGGCTGTCGTCCTGGGTGGCCCTCGACGAGCGCGTCGTCGCCGTCGTCGGTCCCCGGCACCCGTGGACGGCGCGGGCGCAGGTCTCTGCCGCAGAGCTCCTCCACGTGCCGGTGATCTGCACCTCCGAGGGCACCGGCATGCGGCTGGCCTACTCGACCCTGATGCGGGCCGAGGGCCTGGCCGCGCCGGTGTCCTGGGACGTCACCCTGCCGACCACGGCACGCGCCCTGGCCGCGCGGGGCCTCGGCGTCGCCGTCGTGACGAGCTCGTCGGCGGACGCCCCCAGCGACCTGCACCAGGTGCGGATCGCCTCGGCGCACGCCACGTCGCGGCTCGGCCTGGTCTGGCGCGCCGACCCGCCGCCGTCGGCCGCCGCCCGCGCGACGCTCGCGACGCTACGCGCGCACCTGGAGCAGCCTCAGTAG
- the dnaG gene encoding DNA primase, producing the protein MVGRIRDEDIAAVRERVKIDEVVSSYVTLRNAGGGSMKGLCPFHDEKSPSFHVTPSRGFFHCFGCQEGGDVFTFLMKIDGLSFGEAVERMADKYGVQLRRDETGQDDRPKGPQRRRLVEAHAVAQEFYAEQLATPDALAARQFLAERGFDQNAALKFGVGFAPRDGEALWRHLSGRKFTREEVIAAGLVAMGRSLYDKFRGRLLWPIRETNGDTIGFGARRIFEDDRIEAKYLNTSETPIYKKSQVLYGIDLARKPIALTSKAVVVEGYTDVMACHLAGVETAVATCGTAFGDDHARVLRRFLDDHAELRSEVVFTFDGDEAGQKAALRTFEGDQRFVSQTYVAVAPEGMDPCDLRIKKGDDAVRELIASRRPLYRFVLENVVKRHDLDRADGRIDAVRDAAALVASVRDQSKVTAFAQEISRLVGADIDTNQVLAAVRRAAAKGPQPDRGMKTPRAAERTPEAPPPAARVPDLRDPRFGIERETLKLVLQHPVAIGRTSADIGLNDFVHPTYRGVWEAITAAGGAVAGQNDAGWVAHVRDAATDPAVSSIISALAVEPIPANRDIDAGYIATHLFRLQELTVLRRIDEVKSRLQRTNPLDHPTDYNKMFGELAALEQHRRTLREKIVGSQ; encoded by the coding sequence ATGGTGGGCCGGATTCGTGACGAGGACATCGCCGCGGTCCGCGAGCGGGTCAAGATCGACGAGGTCGTGTCGTCGTACGTCACTCTGCGCAACGCCGGCGGCGGGTCGATGAAGGGCCTGTGCCCGTTCCACGACGAGAAGTCCCCGTCCTTCCACGTCACACCCAGCCGCGGCTTCTTCCACTGCTTCGGCTGCCAGGAAGGCGGCGACGTCTTCACCTTCTTGATGAAGATCGACGGTCTCAGCTTCGGCGAGGCCGTCGAGCGGATGGCCGACAAGTACGGCGTCCAGCTGCGGCGCGACGAGACCGGCCAGGACGACCGGCCCAAGGGCCCGCAGCGCCGCCGCCTGGTCGAGGCGCACGCCGTCGCCCAGGAGTTCTACGCCGAGCAGCTCGCCACCCCCGACGCGCTCGCGGCCAGGCAGTTCCTGGCCGAGCGCGGGTTCGACCAGAACGCCGCCCTGAAGTTCGGCGTCGGCTTCGCGCCGCGCGACGGGGAGGCGCTGTGGCGCCACCTCAGCGGCCGCAAGTTCACCCGCGAGGAGGTGATCGCCGCCGGACTCGTGGCGATGGGCCGCTCGCTCTACGACAAGTTCCGTGGTCGCCTGCTGTGGCCGATCCGCGAGACCAACGGCGACACCATCGGGTTCGGGGCCCGCCGGATCTTCGAGGACGACCGGATCGAGGCCAAGTACCTCAACACCTCCGAGACCCCGATCTACAAGAAGAGCCAGGTCCTCTACGGCATCGACCTGGCCCGCAAGCCGATCGCGCTCACCTCCAAGGCCGTCGTCGTCGAGGGCTACACCGACGTGATGGCCTGCCACCTCGCCGGCGTCGAGACCGCGGTCGCCACCTGCGGCACCGCCTTCGGCGACGACCACGCCCGCGTCCTGCGCCGCTTCCTCGACGACCACGCCGAGCTGCGCAGCGAGGTCGTGTTCACCTTCGACGGCGACGAGGCCGGCCAGAAGGCCGCGCTGCGCACCTTCGAGGGCGACCAGCGCTTCGTGTCCCAGACCTACGTCGCGGTCGCCCCCGAGGGCATGGATCCCTGCGACCTGCGGATCAAGAAGGGCGACGACGCGGTCCGCGAGCTGATCGCCAGCCGCCGCCCGCTGTACCGCTTCGTGCTCGAGAACGTCGTCAAGCGCCACGACCTCGACCGCGCGGACGGCCGCATCGACGCCGTCCGCGACGCTGCCGCGCTGGTCGCCTCGGTGCGCGACCAGTCCAAGGTCACGGCCTTCGCGCAGGAGATCTCCCGGTTGGTCGGAGCCGACATCGACACCAACCAGGTCCTGGCCGCCGTACGACGTGCCGCGGCCAAGGGCCCCCAGCCCGACCGGGGCATGAAGACCCCCCGCGCCGCCGAGCGGACCCCCGAGGCGCCGCCGCCCGCGGCCCGGGTCCCGGACCTACGCGACCCGCGGTTCGGCATCGAGCGCGAGACGCTCAAACTCGTCCTCCAGCACCCGGTGGCGATCGGCCGCACCAGCGCCGACATCGGCCTCAACGACTTCGTGCACCCGACCTACCGGGGCGTCTGGGAGGCGATCACCGCAGCCGGCGGTGCGGTCGCGGGCCAGAACGACGCCGGCTGGGTCGCCCATGTCCGCGACGCCGCCACGGACCCCGCCGTGTCCTCGATCATCAGTGCACTCGCGGTCGAGCCGATCCCCGCCAACCGTGACATCGACGCCGGCTACATCGCGACCCACCTGTTCCGGCTCCAGGAGCTCACCGTCCTGCGCCGCATCGACGAGGTGAAGTCGCGGCTCCAGCGCACCAACCCGCTCGACCACCCGACCGACTACAACAAGATGTTCGGCGAGCTCGCCGCGCTCGAGCAGCACCGGCGCACCCTGCGCGAGAAGATCGTCGGCAGCCAGTGA
- a CDS encoding L,D-transpeptidase — MEQSRRRTSWPVTLVVMIFALSTLVMVLKDGGDDETAPGATPAASVDLDLKKLPVSTTHTTIEAAPQDPRPTRTPSGTVVHPKRVTALYDEPDGKPFGKVRPTEFGDVWLPVITRNRDWVQVLLPSKPNGSTGWIRGSELAEAHSRFRVEVHLGERTLRLFEDDALVGTWTVAIGASGTPTPVGRTFVLGQIIDDKQPFSPVIMPLGTHSETLDSYGGGPGTVALHGWTDPSVFGKAISHGCVRVPDDALDLLRTVPIGTPVMVDEA, encoded by the coding sequence ATGGAGCAGTCACGCCGCCGTACCAGCTGGCCGGTGACCCTCGTCGTGATGATCTTCGCCCTCTCGACCCTGGTGATGGTCCTCAAGGACGGTGGGGACGACGAGACCGCGCCCGGAGCGACACCGGCGGCGTCGGTGGACCTGGACCTGAAGAAGCTGCCGGTCAGCACCACGCACACCACGATCGAGGCGGCGCCGCAGGACCCGCGCCCGACCAGGACGCCCTCGGGCACGGTGGTGCACCCCAAACGGGTCACGGCGCTGTACGACGAGCCCGACGGCAAGCCGTTCGGCAAGGTGCGGCCCACGGAGTTCGGCGACGTCTGGCTGCCGGTGATCACCCGCAACCGCGACTGGGTGCAGGTGCTGCTGCCGTCGAAGCCGAACGGCTCGACGGGGTGGATCCGGGGCTCCGAGCTGGCCGAGGCGCACAGCCGCTTCCGCGTCGAGGTGCACCTCGGCGAGCGCACGCTGAGGCTGTTCGAGGACGACGCACTGGTCGGGACCTGGACCGTGGCGATCGGTGCCAGCGGCACCCCCACGCCGGTCGGGCGGACCTTCGTGCTCGGTCAGATCATCGACGACAAGCAGCCGTTCTCGCCGGTGATCATGCCGCTCGGCACGCACAGCGAGACCCTCGACTCCTACGGCGGCGGGCCCGGCACGGTGGCCCTGCACGGCTGGACCGACCCGTCGGTCTTCGGCAAGGCGATCAGCCACGGCTGCGTGCGGGTGCCCGATGACGCCCTCGACCTGCTGCGCACCGTCCCGATCGGCACCCCGGTCATGGTCGACGAGGCCTGA
- a CDS encoding MFS transporter yields the protein METTTRQRLIRTVQLGTATVEGIVLSTVVLHATVALDLPPATVGLVLAMGAGAAIALAVPLGLLTDRLGLGRAAAAFSALAAAALAGYALADTGAGFTTAAIAFAVAQSASGAARQALAVDGAEPGDRLAIRATMHMLLNAGIGGGTTIGALLAAVDLGPTTATAYGVGAVTMVLAAVLLVALTGRPGAGAPAGSAARGGMLLALRDRRFATALGLAAAIQLTMPVLSVILPVWVVVRAGGPAWLSAVALALNTVAVIVGQRPWAARVTSTRTTVRTALVAALALAAAGTLLALSARAESPAAFSVVVIAGVLALTVGEVGGGLATWRVALSDVPAAAEGRYQAAYSMSTSAARIVGPSIALPLVLALGPLGWLVLGATMAAGCLGIAGLAAADGPVLSGVSARGSRRGALSAPAVRAR from the coding sequence ATGGAAACCACCACCCGGCAGCGGCTGATCCGCACCGTCCAGCTCGGCACCGCGACGGTCGAGGGCATCGTGCTCTCGACGGTCGTCCTGCACGCCACCGTCGCCCTCGACCTGCCACCCGCGACCGTCGGCCTCGTCCTGGCCATGGGCGCGGGTGCCGCGATCGCCCTGGCGGTCCCGCTGGGCCTGCTCACCGACCGGCTCGGGCTGGGGCGGGCCGCCGCCGCGTTCTCCGCCCTGGCGGCCGCCGCTCTCGCCGGATACGCCCTCGCCGACACCGGCGCCGGGTTCACGACCGCGGCGATCGCGTTCGCGGTCGCCCAGTCCGCCTCGGGGGCCGCGCGCCAGGCGCTCGCGGTCGACGGCGCCGAACCTGGTGACCGGCTGGCCATCCGGGCCACCATGCACATGCTGCTGAACGCCGGCATCGGAGGCGGCACGACGATCGGCGCCCTCCTGGCCGCCGTCGACCTCGGGCCCACCACCGCGACGGCGTACGGCGTCGGCGCGGTCACCATGGTGCTGGCCGCCGTCCTCCTGGTCGCCCTGACCGGCCGTCCCGGCGCCGGTGCCCCGGCCGGGAGCGCCGCCCGTGGCGGGATGCTGCTCGCCCTGCGCGACCGCCGGTTCGCGACGGCCCTCGGGCTCGCTGCGGCCATCCAGCTGACGATGCCGGTGCTCTCGGTGATCCTCCCCGTGTGGGTCGTGGTCCGGGCCGGCGGTCCGGCCTGGTTGTCCGCGGTGGCGCTGGCGCTCAACACCGTCGCGGTGATCGTCGGGCAGCGGCCGTGGGCGGCGCGGGTGACCTCGACGCGGACCACGGTTCGCACGGCACTCGTCGCCGCGCTCGCCCTGGCTGCCGCCGGCACGCTGCTGGCCCTCTCGGCCCGGGCCGAGTCGCCGGCCGCGTTCAGCGTCGTGGTGATCGCCGGCGTCCTCGCCCTGACCGTCGGCGAGGTCGGCGGCGGGCTGGCCACCTGGCGGGTCGCGCTCAGCGACGTCCCCGCAGCGGCGGAGGGCCGCTACCAGGCGGCGTACTCCATGTCGACCAGCGCGGCCCGCATCGTCGGCCCCAGCATCGCCCTCCCGCTCGTGCTCGCCCTCGGCCCGCTCGGCTGGTTGGTCCTCGGAGCCACGATGGCGGCCGGATGCCTCGGCATCGCGGGACTGGCCGCGGCCGACGGTCCCGTGCTCAGCGGCGTGTCCGCTCGTGGATCGCGTCGAGGCGCTCTCTCAGCGCCGGCGGTCCGTGCACGGTGA
- a CDS encoding dihydrofolate reductase family protein, translating to MRKVTYSMGVSLDGFVIGPDGEFAWTAPDEEVFGFSTEEVAGVGVHLLGRRLYEAMLVWETVDEMPGLGFSTGEFARRWRRIPKVVFSTTLAEVEGNARLLPGGLVDEVERLRAEPGEGDIAVGGADLAAQLLDAGLVDEFRIRVYPVLVGGGTPYFLRDERRVDLELVETRTFGCGVVFLHHRVVR from the coding sequence ATGCGCAAGGTCACCTACTCGATGGGCGTCTCCCTGGACGGCTTCGTGATCGGGCCGGACGGCGAGTTCGCCTGGACGGCGCCCGACGAGGAGGTGTTCGGGTTCAGCACCGAGGAGGTCGCCGGGGTCGGCGTCCACCTGCTGGGGCGCCGCCTCTACGAGGCGATGCTGGTGTGGGAGACGGTCGACGAGATGCCCGGGCTCGGCTTCTCCACCGGCGAGTTCGCCCGCCGCTGGCGCAGGATCCCGAAGGTCGTCTTCTCCACCACGCTCGCCGAGGTCGAGGGCAACGCCCGGCTCCTGCCCGGTGGGCTGGTCGACGAGGTGGAGCGGCTGCGGGCCGAGCCGGGGGAGGGCGACATCGCCGTCGGCGGCGCCGACCTCGCGGCCCAGCTCCTCGACGCGGGCCTGGTCGACGAGTTCCGGATCCGGGTCTACCCGGTCCTGGTCGGCGGCGGCACGCCGTACTTCCTGCGCGACGAGCGCCGTGTCGACCTCGAGCTGGTCGAGACCCGCACCTTCGGCTGCGGCGTCGTCTTCCTGCACCACCGGGTCGTCCGCTAG
- a CDS encoding response regulator transcription factor → MTQAATRPDGTPLRALVVDDEVNIAELVAMALRYEGWAVETAHTGADAVAAVRSQGPDVVVLDMMLPDHDGMEVLRRIRADDPSVPVLFLTARDAVEDRVAGLTAGGDDYVTKPFSLEELVARLRALVRRAGTAVEQSRSTLVVGDLVLDEDSREVTRAGEEIALTATEFELLRYLMRNPRRVLSKAQILDRVWNYDFGGQANVVELYISYLRKKIDAGREPMIHTMRGAGYVLKPAG, encoded by the coding sequence ATGACCCAGGCCGCGACCCGCCCCGACGGCACCCCGCTGCGCGCCCTCGTCGTCGACGACGAGGTCAACATCGCCGAGCTCGTGGCGATGGCGCTGCGCTACGAGGGCTGGGCGGTCGAGACCGCCCACACCGGCGCCGACGCGGTCGCGGCGGTGCGCAGCCAGGGGCCGGACGTCGTCGTCCTCGACATGATGCTGCCCGACCACGACGGCATGGAGGTGCTGCGCCGGATCCGTGCCGACGACCCGAGCGTCCCGGTGCTCTTCCTGACCGCCCGCGACGCCGTCGAGGACCGGGTTGCCGGCCTCACGGCAGGCGGCGACGACTACGTCACCAAGCCGTTCTCCCTCGAGGAGCTCGTCGCCCGCCTGCGGGCGCTGGTACGCCGTGCCGGCACCGCCGTGGAGCAGAGCCGCTCGACGCTCGTCGTCGGCGACCTGGTCCTCGACGAGGACAGCCGCGAGGTCACCCGTGCCGGCGAGGAGATCGCGCTGACCGCGACGGAGTTCGAGCTGCTGCGCTACCTCATGCGCAACCCGCGCCGGGTCCTCAGCAAGGCCCAGATCCTCGACCGCGTCTGGAACTACGACTTCGGCGGCCAGGCCAACGTCGTCGAGCTCTACATCTCCTACCTGCGCAAGAAGATCGACGCCGGCCGCGAACCGATGATCCACACGATGCGCGGCGCGGGCTACGTGCTCAAGCCGGCCGGATGA
- a CDS encoding helix-turn-helix transcriptional regulator → MSGPTSRLLSLLSLLQTARTWSGSELAERLEVTQRTVRRDIDRLRELGYPIEADLGVHGGYRLVAGTSMPPLLLEDDEAVAVALGLRTIAVLGLPELEDAGVRALTKLGQSLPPRLRHRVRTLAASTTTWRSPTGSAADPEVLTVLAAAAANRERVRMDYETRDGRHGPRHVEPRHLVSAHRRWYLVAFDLDRDDWRTFRVDRILEPRATGARARHDLPAPDVSAHLEQGEQALGTTYRADVTLHLPVATARERLRDHLGDGTLAPDGEHTRWRSTEDTPEWLAMRLLLLDCGFTVHGPPALRERLDAIHERTRR, encoded by the coding sequence ATGTCCGGACCGACCTCGCGCCTCCTCTCGCTGCTGTCGTTGCTGCAGACCGCCCGGACCTGGTCCGGCAGCGAGCTCGCCGAGCGGCTCGAGGTCACCCAGCGCACCGTGCGGCGCGACATCGACCGGCTGCGCGAGCTGGGCTACCCGATCGAGGCCGACCTGGGGGTCCACGGGGGCTACCGCCTGGTCGCCGGTACGTCGATGCCCCCACTCCTCCTCGAGGACGACGAGGCGGTCGCCGTCGCGCTCGGCCTGCGCACGATCGCCGTGCTCGGCCTGCCGGAGCTCGAGGACGCCGGCGTCCGGGCGCTCACCAAGCTCGGCCAGTCCCTCCCCCCACGCCTGCGCCACCGGGTCCGCACCCTCGCTGCGAGCACCACCACCTGGCGCTCCCCCACCGGCAGCGCCGCCGACCCCGAGGTGCTGACGGTCCTGGCCGCCGCGGCAGCCAACCGGGAACGGGTCCGGATGGACTACGAGACCCGAGACGGCCGCCACGGGCCCCGCCACGTCGAGCCCCGCCACCTGGTCAGCGCCCACCGGCGCTGGTACCTCGTCGCGTTCGACCTCGACCGCGACGACTGGCGCACCTTCCGGGTCGACCGGATCCTCGAGCCCCGTGCCACCGGCGCCCGGGCCCGACACGACCTGCCGGCACCGGACGTGTCGGCCCACCTCGAGCAGGGCGAGCAGGCGCTCGGCACGACGTACCGCGCCGACGTGACCCTGCACCTGCCCGTCGCCACGGCCAGGGAGCGGCTCCGGGACCACCTCGGCGACGGCACGCTCGCCCCCGACGGCGAGCACACCCGGTGGCGCAGCACCGAGGACACCCCGGAGTGGCTGGCGATGCGGCTGCTCCTGCTGGACTGCGGGTTCACCGTGCACGGACCGCCGGCGCTGAGAGAGCGCCTCGACGCGATCCACGAGCGGACACGCCGCTGA